From Mytilus galloprovincialis chromosome 9, xbMytGall1.hap1.1, whole genome shotgun sequence, the proteins below share one genomic window:
- the LOC143046472 gene encoding allatostatin-A receptor-like — protein MVYVPYLVTTYFKGSWVLGDFVCKLSNYILYVSATISVYTLVMMSLDRYLAIVHPITSKKYRTRQNVNLLVFITWLVVSGSYLPVIIETNKIGESELSILYGVAPGTRRSATRMQPMKRVANRIIVVVIAFAMCWLPDHIINMLILFGDFYNNILISIST, from the exons atggtATATGTTCCTTACTTAGTTACAACATACTTTAAAGGCAGCTGGGTACTGGGTGACTTTGTTTGCAAACTATCaaactatattttgtatgtttcCGCAACGATTAGCGTGTATACCCTAGTTATGATGTCTCTAGACCGCTATCTAGCAATAGTTCATCCAATCACATCAAAGAAATATAGAACCAGACAGAATGTTAACCTGCTTGTTTTTATTACTTGGCTTGTTGTGTCTGGTTCTTATCTTCCAGTAATTATTGAAACAAATAAGATTGGTGAATCAGAACTATCA ATACTGTACGGAGTTGCTCCGGGCACTAGGCGAAGTGCCACACGTATGCAGCCGATGAAGAGAGTAGCAAATAGGATAATCGTTGTAGTAATTGCATTTGCTATGTGTTGGTTACCAGATCACATCATAAATATGCTTATATTATTTGGAGATttttataacaacattttaataTCTA TTTCTACTTAA